The sequence CACATACATAATTGAATATAAATATTGCACATACGGatttcttttctcattttcttttcttttcacagTGTGGTTTAAAAGTCCCACCTttgaggacttttattttgatcatTGAGCAGTTGGTGATTTTACTCAATCGACGTTTGTTCCAGGGTtggtatttttctttatttaactctcAGTTTTTAtgaaaacactgtaaatgtaGATAACGTAGACTCTTATAATGTTGTATAATGtagattaaaatgttttattactgtATTGAGACGTATTTCTACAGTGTTTTTCGTGTTTAGTTCCTATGAGCTAGAAGCTGTTGAAGCGAACAGCGCCTTACACAGAACGTCAGTAAAAATCTATTTAAACGTATAAAATCACATGTAACAGACTTGTATATAACCGTTTGCCCCATTTATATATTCTATGTCGCTTTAAGTCTCGTTCTGTTTACCTAAATCCTATATTTAATCGCCTTGATCAGTAATCGATTCTCTTTTCCCCATATTTTCCAGAGAAATAGAAGCAGCTGAAAGATGGGTAAGAATTTTCTTCGTAAGACTGTCTTCACTGCTGATATTTATTAATAGTTTAGACACGAGTTCAAATACTCCGAGCCTGATTATGGTATGAATGTTTTAAAAGCGATGAGTTACTTTAATATTATGAATCTGTGCCATCTAGAAGTGCCAAAATCAGGTCCGTCCCAAACTTTTGTTTTAACGGCCCTGACACGTCCGAGACTGGTTTGAGACGATTTCCAGCTGAAAAGAAAGTCTTGGATTTATAGGTCATgttcttcaaaaaaaaatttttcTATGTACCACAATGGCTTACAGTCTCTAAATAAACACTCACTAAGATAAATAAGaacatattttgaaaataattatttacagctttaaaatttaAGGGTTTTTGTCTTTAAAGTTTTGACAGTTTAGTAAATAACATTTTAGTGCCCTTTTTATGCATTAAgagaattatttttaataaagtgcGTCAATATTTTTAGAATGCAAGTGGAATTAGTTGTGACTGAAAGTTTGAAAACTTCATCAAATCTTCACACACGTCCTAAACCAAAAACAAAGAGGAACAAATCAAAAGCAGGAATATTTCAGTTCTGATTTTCACAGCACATGTTTGTGGAAGTGTACCATGACCTGAGGACCTCAGAAGAACAGTTGTTGTTGCTCACCAGGCTGGAATATTTTTCAAAACTATCTCTCAAGATTGGAATTCACTAATCGAGGCAGACAAATTGTGTACAAATTGAGGAAATTCAAACCATTATTACCCTCCCCATGAGTGGGACTAGCAATGACCACGCTAAGAGCTAAGTGTCCACAGGGTCACAAAGGAACCATGGCAACTTCTAAGCAACTAAAGGTCTTTCATATATTGCCTTAATGTTCATCAGTCCACCATTctgtaaacactgaaaatggTGGTGTACATGGCGGGGTTGCAAAGAGAAAACTGCTGCTGTTTTAAAATACCATTGCTGTCCACCTGCAGATCACACTGATAAGCCAGAAGGCTATTGGAACCATGTTTTGTGGAAGGATAAGACACGAATAGATATTTGTGGCTTAAAGAAAAAGCATTGTCTTTGGAGAAACAAAAGAGCTGCATTCCAGTATTAAACCCTCTATGGAACATCTATGGAACATGGCAGTGCTAGTATCATAGTTTGGGCCTGTTTTGCTGCATCTGGACGAGGACTGCTTGCCACCATCAAGTCCgatatttttgtcaattttgtGCAGAAATTTTGAAAATTTAAAGGCTTCACAAACCCTTTGGCCGTTGATCAAAGGAGTTGTTGTGCAGAAGGGTCCATAGTTGTGGGCGGAAGGCTACTTGTGTAGTGGACTGGCACCCTGccgagggtgtgttcctgcattgcgcccagtggTCCTGGATGTGCTCTGTATCCACTGTGACACTGCATTGGAAAAAGTGGTTATGGAACatgaattcatttatttaacccTGTGTtagacacaaatgcacacacaggcAGCAACGAGCGGCAATTTCTGTAGTTTAGGTTTAGATACCTCACTCAAGGGCACTTTGAAGTTTGAGGAAGGAGAATACTCCTGCAATGCTAAGTTCCTTCTTTCcccacctgttttttttttcttcttcctgaCTGTCCAGGGGATTTAACTAGTGACTATTTAATCCTAAAGctgcttctctaacctttaggccatTGCTGCTAAAGCTTTATTTATCTgaataaactgagaaatcctgctttgagGAATAAGGCCCTAGGACTGAAAAAAGAGTCATTTTTGTACACTTTATTGTCTACCACAAGACTTGTGGTTTACTGTTTTGTTAAATCATTTTCTATTGTTTGCACTAAATAATGTATGCCCTTTATATGTTCTTGAATTTGACATTTATTGAATTTTCCTCAGACTGTGAAGAGAAGACATATGGTGGCTGTGAAGGGCCAGATGCAATGTATGTGAAGCTGATCTCATCTGATGGCCATGAATTCATTGTGAAGAGAGAACATGCTTTGACTTCAGGAACAATTAAAGCCATGCTAAGTGGTCCTGGTcagtaatgtttaaaaaaataataatatttacacacagttatAAGGTTATGTATTCATATTTGTATTGAATATTGTTATAAAAAATGAGAATAGGAGTTTTCTCACAAAACATTGGAAAAGGCAGAATAATACTAATTAATTCGAGCTGTGTgcagtgaatgtatgaatgttaaaccatctgttttttatttgttgtttaaacAGGTCAGTTTGCTGAAAATGAAACGAATGAAGTCAATTTCAGAGAAATCCCCTCTCATGTCCTGTCTAAAGTCTGCATGTATTTCACTTACAAAGTTCGTTACACCAACAGCTCCACAGAAATCCCAGAATTCCCTATTGCTCCAGAGATAGCCCTGGAACTTCTGATGGCTGCAAACTTCTTGGATTGTTAAAACATGCATGCACATGAACAtcttttgaaatgtatttattttgcttcCCGACATTGCTTGGCTTTTTTTTGTAATCAGAGAGAAATGTGAAAATTAAAATAGCATCcattattatctttttttttttttttttttaaatctacataCTCACTACAAGTATGTTTTTCCACAGTATTAGTCTATTCATGAAACATTTTCAGGTGACAGTTATAAGGATATCATACCATTATCTTCTTGTATCCACTTGCTGTAATGACCTCATAATACATTTGGTAAATTTACACATTTCCCAAGATAAAGGCTATTAAAATACTAccagatttttttctttattgtccACTGTTTTATAATATGCACTTCTAATCAAATTAGATTATTAGTGTATGTAATAACttgaatattataaataataactgGTTATCAAACTTCATTCTTAAGTAAAACCAGTGGAGAGTTTCGTGTTTCAGTATATGTTACTGGGGTTAAGCATAAATTATGGTAGGAAGAGGTTAGCTTTGCATATTTGTTCTTTTTAACTTTATGCATTAGATATTAATGAATGCCACCCTTAAAACCAATACACAACCAATTAATGTTTCTCACCTGTTGGTACTGTTGGTCATCCTACAGACATGAAATAAAACTATACCAACTCTATGTGATCATGTGGATTAACTTTTCTTTACAGAGAGATTATGTTAAGAGGAAGATATAATTttattgatcaataaaaaaaatctgtaaaccaAGATAAAGGAATACACATCCACTGAAAAAACTCATTACAATATAAAGGTGTctgagggggaggggggttaTATATAGTGTTAACTGCACATTTTAAGAGTTAAAAGTTCCAACATCCCGCTGCAATGCCACCCTCTACTGTTCAAAGTATGCTTGTATGCTTTACAGTTgatgttggaatatttctttGAGGACATGATGGCATTAGGCCATATCAAATTTACAGACGTCAGGTAGTGATACTGAATAATTTGTTCCGGGTTGGTTTCGATACCTTATGAAACCATTCTTGTTTAaagcatgtattttttttatttagtccTTTTGTAGTCCCACTACAATGTCCACAAATACAACACATAGGACGACCAATCAGATATCGCCGTCTCATCCGGGGCATTATTGGCGTACCACAACTGAATCAGTTAGCTAATACTTTATATATGCTATGATTAATGATACTTTTCGCCACTGTTTAACAATAAGCCAATAACTCAATTATCTTATTAGACTAAAACATAAGTACAAATCACTACAATGTCCGGAGGGTACGTTCAAACAAGACTAGACCAGGCTGTTGGTTTGGTGGGGGATTACCCAGAACCTAAAACAAGCTTAGCTGGAACGCAGGTGTTTATGGGATGTATAGTTTCATGGGTCATGATTGTGATTTAATCAGACTATTCATGGCTACGGGCGTAAATGTAGTTGGAAAAAACAACAGACCACAaacaaatggcacagtctgggTGCGTACGCCACAAACAGACAAGAACATGTTAAAAGCGAGCATTAAATGTgtctaaaatgaaaaaaaaacggGAGCAATGCGCCATGACGTCACACGTCCACTCGCCCGTCCAGTTCAGGGGGTCCAACATGGCGTCCATGCAGGTGAGTGGGAGCCTGCGGTAAACAGTCGATTAAAGCCAAACCACTAGAAGAACCACTGTTTAATCCTGATACATGTTACATTTTCCAACACGTAGATTTATATTCCTTGCGTTTCGTGAGTTGTTATTTATCGCTCGTCTTCGAATTCGTTGTTATTTTCAAGTCGATCTGGCCGTTTGGCTGTTGTGTTGTAAGCTGTATCTGCTGCACAccgatcagccaaaacattaaaacacctCATTGTGTCTGCGATCATTTTCTAATTCATCAGCTCCATTGAGCATATAGGTGACTGTCGTAGTTCTTCAATTACAGACTTTAGgccgtctgttgctctgcatgctttgctATACCATTTCATCTAGTTCTTCACTTGACAGTACCGACACAGCAGATTtattatttggatggtggatcaacTTAAGTAATGACGTGGTGGTGTTGTCGTGATACGTGTGCATTGCCCTGGtccgagtggatcagacacagcagtgctgctggagttttcagaCCCCTCACTGTAACTTTTGGGCTGGTCCATCCAACATTGTCCTATGGGCAGGTTCCTGCAATCAATGAATAACTAGAGGAAGACTAACACAATCTGTGCCACAAAATTGGAGCTAATGTTTGACTTCATATCTACATGTTGCACCAACAAGGAGGGTATAAAGCACTGCTATGTCAGATGCAGTTCTACAGGCACAACAagctaacaccaccaccacatcagtgtcactgcagcactgggactgatccaccaccaaataatacctgctatGTGGTGGTCCTCTAGGGGTTCTGATAATTGAAGATGAAATGAGGCTAACCAAGTATGCGGAggcacagatggactacagcatGTAACTTTAGAACCGCAGGTTTTACCTAAaaggtaagtggagctgataacatGTACAATGAGTGTAAATGAGGTCAAGTTGTATGTGAACATGAATCGTAGGAGCAGCGTTAACACACAGTGGGCTTAAGAATGATGAGCCCTGGCAACAGTAGATAATAATTACAGCCTTGGGTTTCCTTGGTAACCTTTTACGATAGTAGACCACTTGAGTTGAATCTCTAGATGATAAGTTAGTTACCTGTGTCCCTGCAaggtgtgagaatgagagaatTCAGATGTTATTATTGCTAAAGTAAAAGAACATGTAAATGACCTACTAAGTCTTAAGCGTGGGAatggttcattcattttaatatgtATGTACTAAGTCCTCGCCACACTGGGATAATGCTCTCAGGATTTAGTAAGTTCAACATGCTGGGCTTGGTACTAATGGAGCATGGATTCCCCTTTTTTAAATAGGGAAACTCTTATCTCATACTTAAACTGGAGTCAGAGAACATATTAATTTGGCAAGATATGTACTGCTATGATATAGCATGATATACCTTATGCTGtgataattatataaatacaaaagaaaaataagataATTATTAACTCTTTATTACAGGAAAACCAAGTAAATTAAATAATGGTCGTGGTCTTTTAGAGCGGCCTTAGTTACTTAGTAACAGTTATGTCTTTGTCTTTCCCACGTGTTTCACTCTCTAGAAAAGGTTACAAAAAGAACTGATGGCTTTGCAAAGTGATCCACCCCCAGGAATGACACTGAATGAGAGGAGCGTGCAGAACACAATCACAGAGTAAGTGTCAATTATTTACCAGTACACTGTCTGAATCTCAGATGGCTCCTTGTTAACTTTAATAGTACACTGTAAAAGCACAGCTTCTACTTCCAGTACATTCAGTAAAATTGGGTTTTAATCATTTACTACATACTACAATAATCCTGAAATGAAAAATTGGTCTTTGATTAAAACAGACAGAGCCTGATTCTCTGTGAAGTTAAAGATCAGTGTTCTTTCGGGTGATTTACATTAAACTAAGGAAGGGTTAGAATGCCTGAGGTACTTGGTTAATGGTGGTACTGTGTTAAAATACAGTAATAAACACAGATTTGAGCTTGGTGATATGACATATGCTTTTAGAGAAAtgctaatttaattaaaaatctatattttactgcctgtgtttttaaacactttaatcATTATGTGAATGATGACATCCCcttaataaacacaaatattgaAGGCACGTGGTAGTTGACATAAATATCCCAAAGAGGTTTATAAGCATTATGCCATGCCATGTCATGTCTTTGTGCAGGTGGTTTATAGACATGGAGGGAGCCCCTGGTACACTCTATGAAGGCGAGAAATTCCAGCTACTTTTTAAATTCAGCAATCGTTATCCCTTTGACTCACCTCAGGTAAGTGTTGTCACTGGAGGACTTAAGTAAACTCCTCTTAACCACACCCCTGTCTCTTTCTGCATTTTTAATTTTCCCTATGCTCTCACTTAAATACAGGTAATGTTTACTGGAGAGAATATTCCTGTCCATCCACACGTGTACAGCAACGGTCATATCTGCTTGTCCATTTTAACAGAGGACTGGTCACCAGCGCTCTCTGTCCAGTCCGTCTGTCTTAGCATTATCAGCATGCTGTCCAGCTGCAAAGAAAAAGTAAGAATTGTAACTTGTCTGTTGATAAAAGTTATTACTAATTCATTGACATCTGTAGTCCAGTATTAATAACAGTTCGTTTGGAGATTGGGCAAGTGATTCTGGTCTTACAAAAGGACAATACAAACAATAAAACTGGTCTTAgaaggagcagtcagtcattttttccAAGGAGATGTCTTCACATCATAAAGTTgatgttaaaggctaagcaccacttaatggccctccatgaatattccacattattttgttactgacataaataagtatgaattaaaatgaaaatagcagcttaatttgatttaaaaaaccttattccttcaattagtaagaaataacatgttttctgactctaaataaacacaagttaggaactcaaactccacagtatttatttgtttgacactttcatagagctggtgcttagcctttaaactgacatctagtggcctgTATGTTTCAGAGATTCTGTTCTAAACCTGGGCAATATAGAAACTTaattatacatataaaaaaaatacacacacactatcccaCAATATCACTGGGTTCTTTGTGctcattatttttttcctcacctcaattccaattttttttaatcagatctagagatacattttttaaaaccacaTTCATGGTCGCGTTTTACACCGCTGTTCACGTATATTTCCCACTtcggtttggattt is a genomic window of Hoplias malabaricus isolate fHopMal1 chromosome X1, fHopMal1.hap1, whole genome shotgun sequence containing:
- the LOC136675765 gene encoding ubiquitin-conjugating enzyme E2 W-like; translated protein: MKKKREQCAMTSHVHSPVQFRGSNMASMQKRLQKELMALQSDPPPGMTLNERSVQNTITEWFIDMEGAPGTLYEGEKFQLLFKFSNRYPFDSPQVMFTGENIPVHPHVYSNGHICLSILTEDWSPALSVQSVCLSIISMLSSCKEKRRPPDNSFYVRTCNKNPKKTKWWYHDDTC
- the LOC136675766 gene encoding elongin-C; this encodes MDCEEKTYGGCEGPDAMYVKLISSDGHEFIVKREHALTSGTIKAMLSGPGQFAENETNEVNFREIPSHVLSKVCMYFTYKVRYTNSSTEIPEFPIAPEIALELLMAANFLDC